In uncultured Ilyobacter sp., a genomic segment contains:
- a CDS encoding hemolysin III family protein, translated as MTDHDKLEEYMNSITHYLGALTAVYGLVLLIFRALNFGTTAHLVSFSIFGAALILLYSMSGTYHILKPGKTKKLFKIFDHSAIYILISSSYTPYLLTIVKGKVAMILLVIQWMLTVMGIIFKIKFTGRFTFVSTLIYLFMGWMIVFVFKNLKTNLNSEALNLLLASGITYSLGAIFYLLKKIKFTHVIWHLFVIGGSVLNYLSIYYSI; from the coding sequence ATGACAGATCATGATAAATTAGAGGAATATATGAATTCTATAACCCACTATCTCGGTGCCTTGACAGCAGTATATGGTCTTGTGCTTCTCATATTTAGGGCATTAAATTTTGGAACTACGGCCCATCTAGTGAGCTTTAGCATATTCGGTGCAGCACTTATACTGCTATACTCCATGTCAGGCACTTACCATATCCTAAAGCCTGGAAAAACAAAAAAGCTTTTTAAAATATTTGATCATTCTGCAATATACATACTTATTTCTAGCTCTTACACTCCCTATCTCCTTACAATAGTCAAGGGTAAAGTGGCGATGATACTACTAGTTATACAGTGGATGCTAACAGTGATGGGGATAATTTTTAAAATCAAATTTACTGGTAGGTTCACCTTTGTTTCTACACTTATCTACTTGTTTATGGGATGGATGATAGTATTCGTTTTTAAAAATCTAAAGACAAATTTAAATTCTGAAGCTCTGAACCTTCTCTTGGCAAGTGGTATAACATATTCCCTCGGAGCAATATTTTATCTCCTTAAAAAGATAAAGTTTACCCATGTAATATGGCATCTCTTTGTCATTGGAGGCAGTGTATTGAACTACCTATCTATATACTATTCTATCTAA
- a CDS encoding helix-turn-helix transcriptional regulator, whose translation MKVRIKKILEEKGRSIYWLAIQCNVTYKSMFNLVNNKTSSVKFMLLERICNVLEVTPNDIFDFEN comes from the coding sequence GTGAAAGTAAGAATTAAAAAAATTCTCGAGGAAAAGGGAAGATCAATTTACTGGTTAGCAATCCAGTGTAATGTTACATATAAAAGTATGTTCAATCTAGTGAATAATAAAACATCTTCTGTTAAGTTTATGCTTTTAGAAAGAATATGCAATGTACTTGAAGTAACTCCTAACGATATCTTTGACTTTGAAAATTAA
- the rnmV gene encoding ribonuclease M5 — protein MRKKIKETIVVEGRDDITAVKAAVDAELIEVNGFAVRKRSTLEKIKNAQERTGVIILTDPDFAGEKIRKTIENYVPGVRHAYIGRKEGTRLKDGNIGVENASPSVIIRALTDAKCKLVDRNDIFTPMDMIKYGLTGGDDSKNKRQKLGVKLGIGYGNGKQFLAKLNHFGITKDEFLEAMEK, from the coding sequence GTGAGGAAAAAAATTAAAGAAACAATAGTGGTAGAGGGCAGAGACGACATCACTGCAGTAAAGGCGGCAGTGGATGCAGAACTTATAGAGGTAAACGGATTTGCTGTGAGAAAGAGAAGTACCTTGGAAAAAATAAAGAATGCTCAAGAGAGAACTGGAGTTATTATTCTTACAGATCCTGATTTTGCAGGAGAAAAGATAAGAAAGACTATAGAAAACTATGTCCCAGGTGTAAGACACGCATATATTGGAAGGAAAGAAGGTACCAGGCTAAAAGATGGGAATATAGGAGTTGAAAATGCTTCTCCTTCGGTTATTATAAGGGCTTTAACTGATGCAAAATGCAAGCTGGTGGATAGAAATGATATATTTACTCCTATGGATATGATAAAGTACGGCCTCACAGGGGGAGATGACTCTAAAAACAAGAGACAGAAACTAGGTGTGAAGTTAGGCATTGGCTACGGAAACGGTAAACAGTTTTTAGCCAAACTTAATCACTTTGGAATAACGAAAGATGAATTTTTAGAAGCAATGGAAAAATAG
- a CDS encoding radical SAM protein: MNISKKEALEWFEFLSEIPSDSQQVFEEYNNIIRSTMRQIEKSYISEIKELQKNIPELKDLKGRTYYVGEEKNFPKGCLSCLFGDGLGGIRKTHTCNLTCKFCYYHDSMEDVEQIPEGMWDIGDNLYEEDDLDLLLSIQKNPSGVAYVYLEPFMEIEEYYSVVKKFNNAGIHQHMYTNGVLCTDENLKKLAENGLDELRFNLGASNCSDRVIEAMKTARKYFKSVGIETPMTHEFYESFIEKKEEILSIGLDFMNCAEFHVGPDNINNYIGEKFYVYKNGYLSPTWSRKITYKFMKMAIDEKWDMLIHDCSNHTKYAREINKASKQGGAFGAHSYISEFDRPLPYLFLPILKDKDFKFLKEAPLPDHLKLENCKESILESLSEEEGEEEFYQGFEDYISNEKC, encoded by the coding sequence ATGAACATTAGTAAAAAAGAAGCTTTAGAATGGTTTGAATTTTTATCTGAAATACCTAGCGACAGTCAGCAGGTCTTTGAAGAATATAATAATATAATAAGATCCACTATGAGGCAGATCGAAAAAAGCTATATAAGTGAGATAAAAGAACTTCAGAAAAATATTCCTGAACTAAAAGATTTAAAAGGCAGAACATATTATGTGGGAGAAGAAAAGAACTTTCCCAAAGGGTGTCTATCTTGTCTTTTCGGTGACGGACTAGGGGGCATCAGGAAGACACATACCTGTAACCTAACATGTAAGTTCTGCTATTATCATGACTCTATGGAAGATGTAGAACAGATCCCAGAAGGGATGTGGGATATAGGTGATAATCTATACGAAGAAGATGATCTCGACCTACTTCTTTCCATTCAGAAAAATCCTAGTGGAGTAGCCTATGTATATTTAGAGCCCTTTATGGAAATAGAAGAATATTATTCTGTTGTGAAAAAATTTAATAATGCCGGAATCCATCAGCATATGTACACCAACGGAGTACTCTGTACAGATGAAAATCTAAAAAAACTTGCAGAAAACGGGCTTGATGAGTTGAGATTCAATCTAGGAGCATCCAACTGCTCTGATAGGGTAATAGAGGCCATGAAAACAGCTAGAAAATATTTTAAATCAGTTGGAATAGAAACTCCCATGACTCATGAATTCTATGAAAGTTTCATAGAAAAAAAAGAAGAAATCCTCTCTATCGGTCTTGATTTTATGAACTGTGCTGAGTTTCATGTAGGTCCAGACAATATAAACAATTATATCGGAGAAAAATTTTATGTCTATAAAAATGGCTATCTTTCTCCTACTTGGTCTAGAAAAATCACTTACAAGTTTATGAAAATGGCTATTGATGAAAAATGGGATATGCTCATCCATGACTGCTCAAATCACACTAAATACGCCAGAGAGATAAATAAGGCATCTAAACAAGGAGGGGCATTTGGTGCACACTCTTATATTTCGGAGTTTGACAGACCACTTCCTTATCTTTTTCTTCCTATATTAAAAGACAAGGACTTCAAGTTTCTAAAAGAGGCACCTCTTCCTGACCACCTGAAGCTTGAAAATTGTAAAGAATCAATCCTTGAGTCACTTTCTGAAGAAGAGGGTGAAGAAGAATTTTATCAAGGCTTTGAGGATTATATAAGCAATGAAAAATGCTGA
- a CDS encoding OmpA family protein has protein sequence MRKKLLIGAFIAVAAIASAAELELKLGADLYRDLTEDASGHNPVKIYPGGSAGLELLVNEDSPFRFGIGAEAKSSVEGSGGYDGHYAFPVYGVGKYDVADTWYLLGRAGYAFAKEGDADDVIDANGGLYGAVGVGKEFMDERFNLEFMYELMDYDYDTATSASNEDGLYHVASLKFGIKFGGPSPAVAAPVPMMVEKPDPVMVVEPEPEPVVEKPAPAPEPVIMVPEEGLKLRELFSVNSYEVTAAGLAEIDEISQVLVGHKGTLTIEGNTDSTGSAKYNMMLSEKRAEAVANEFKTKLEGEEIEIVSKGFGEENPLVPNTTPEAKAQNRRVEVFWDPAE, from the coding sequence ATGAGAAAAAAACTATTAATTGGAGCTTTTATTGCTGTAGCTGCTATAGCCAGTGCAGCTGAGTTAGAATTAAAATTGGGTGCTGATTTATACAGAGACTTGACAGAGGATGCCTCAGGACATAACCCTGTTAAAATTTACCCTGGAGGATCAGCAGGATTGGAATTATTGGTTAATGAAGATTCACCTTTTAGATTTGGTATAGGTGCTGAAGCTAAGAGTTCTGTAGAAGGAAGTGGCGGATATGATGGACATTATGCCTTCCCTGTATATGGTGTAGGAAAATATGATGTAGCCGACACATGGTATCTATTAGGTAGAGCAGGATATGCCTTTGCCAAAGAAGGGGATGCCGATGATGTGATAGATGCCAACGGTGGTCTATACGGAGCTGTAGGTGTAGGTAAGGAGTTTATGGATGAAAGGTTCAACCTTGAGTTCATGTATGAACTTATGGATTATGACTATGATACAGCTACATCTGCTTCTAACGAGGACGGATTATACCATGTTGCTTCCCTTAAATTCGGTATTAAATTCGGAGGACCTTCACCTGCTGTAGCGGCTCCTGTACCAATGATGGTAGAGAAGCCTGATCCAGTTATGGTTGTAGAACCTGAACCTGAGCCAGTAGTTGAAAAACCAGCTCCGGCTCCAGAACCTGTTATAATGGTTCCTGAAGAGGGATTAAAATTAAGAGAGCTTTTCTCAGTAAACAGCTATGAAGTAACAGCTGCAGGACTTGCAGAAATTGATGAAATTTCCCAAGTTTTAGTAGGACACAAAGGAACACTTACTATAGAGGGAAATACTGACTCAACTGGATCTGCAAAATATAACATGATGCTATCTGAAAAAAGAGCAGAAGCTGTAGCAAACGAGTTTAAGACAAAACTCGAAGGTGAAGAGATAGAAATAGTTTCAAAAGGATTCGGAGAAGAGAACCCATTGGTTCCTAACACAACTCCAGAGGCAAAAGCCCAAAACAGAAGAGTAGAAGTATTCTGGGATCCAGCAGAATAA
- a CDS encoding MATE family efflux transporter, translated as MERLEKYKKVLKLALPAVGEMLLYMLIWTVDTLMVGKYGGRVAVSAVGLSGQILYTVSAIFSAMGIGVALTSLVSRKIGEKDTEEANIYGSIGFFMGVAISLVLGILFFTLPQEFLKFANARGEVLTLGSIYLKISSFALLMTIWRGLLNGIIRGAQNTKIPLYTTAVMTVVNLGLDYLLIFGKMGFPEMGVSGAAIATVAANFVGFLYTIFYLQKYSCVSLGLCMGINSRHLIYLKDKWWEIMKIALPASFQEGAISISRLAAVFIIMILGETAFSANQIALTVESISFMPGWGFAVAATSLAGLKMGEKNYEEAEEMIGISLQMGIVVMGVIAFSFVLFPEFLISLFIKVEEKEVISLGAVCLMIASLEQIPLAYSMIVSGALRGMGDTKTPFYISVFSHWFIRLPLIYYLIYLKRSPVYYVWIVQVFHWIIDGGLLYIFYKKKMNSLLKYKVKN; from the coding sequence ATGGAAAGACTAGAAAAATATAAAAAAGTATTAAAACTAGCTCTCCCTGCAGTGGGAGAGATGCTCTTATACATGCTTATATGGACAGTGGATACCCTAATGGTTGGGAAATACGGCGGGAGAGTGGCAGTAAGTGCTGTAGGACTCTCTGGCCAGATATTATATACAGTTTCAGCTATATTTTCTGCTATGGGTATAGGGGTCGCTCTCACCTCCCTTGTATCTAGGAAAATCGGAGAGAAAGACACTGAAGAGGCCAATATCTACGGAAGTATTGGATTTTTTATGGGGGTGGCCATATCTTTGGTTTTGGGAATTTTATTTTTTACCCTTCCTCAGGAATTCTTGAAATTTGCAAATGCAAGGGGAGAGGTTTTAACACTCGGAAGTATATATTTAAAAATAAGTTCTTTTGCACTTTTGATGACCATCTGGAGAGGATTATTAAACGGAATCATAAGAGGTGCCCAGAATACTAAGATACCTCTGTACACAACTGCCGTGATGACCGTAGTCAACTTAGGATTAGATTACCTCCTTATATTTGGTAAAATGGGTTTTCCTGAGATGGGAGTAAGTGGAGCCGCCATAGCGACTGTGGCAGCAAACTTTGTTGGATTTCTATATACAATATTTTATCTTCAGAAGTATTCTTGCGTCAGCCTGGGCTTATGTATGGGAATAAATAGCCGTCATCTCATATACTTAAAGGATAAATGGTGGGAAATAATGAAAATTGCTTTACCAGCCTCATTTCAAGAGGGAGCCATTAGTATATCGAGGCTTGCTGCTGTATTTATAATAATGATCTTGGGAGAAACTGCATTTTCTGCCAATCAAATAGCCCTTACAGTAGAATCAATTTCATTTATGCCTGGCTGGGGATTTGCTGTGGCTGCAACTTCACTAGCAGGTCTAAAGATGGGTGAAAAAAATTATGAAGAGGCAGAAGAGATGATAGGAATAAGTCTTCAAATGGGAATTGTTGTAATGGGAGTTATCGCATTCTCCTTTGTCCTTTTTCCAGAATTTCTTATTTCTCTTTTTATAAAAGTTGAAGAAAAAGAGGTGATATCCTTAGGAGCCGTTTGCCTTATGATAGCTTCTTTAGAACAGATTCCCCTGGCTTATTCTATGATTGTAAGTGGAGCACTCCGAGGTATGGGAGATACCAAAACCCCTTTTTATATATCTGTTTTTTCACACTGGTTTATAAGGCTACCTTTGATATATTATTTGATATACCTTAAAAGATCACCTGTTTATTATGTATGGATTGTACAGGTCTTTCACTGGATTATAGACGGAGGACTTTTGTATATCTTTTATAAAAAGAAAATGAACAGCCTCTTAAAATACAAGGTTAAAAATTGA
- the amt gene encoding ammonium transporter, producing the protein MKKMSFLWKLGVISMICPTLLFASSDIQTNLNIVWLGIAGAMVMFMQVGFIALESGFTRGKNAVNVASKGILDFAVGAILYFSIGYAFMFGEGSFIGTTNFFLTDYISSGDSWGIMVWFFQVMFAGAAATIVSGAVAERVKLSGYVIACALIAGFIYPIFGHWAWSGEGWLAAMNFHDFAGSTVIHSLGGWLALAGAIVVGPRFGKFGKDGKVNAIPGHNIPLATLGTFILWFGWYGFNGGSTLLGDGSIAIVLLNTTLGGAAGALSAMIYSVFKQNKLVDLGMTLNGALAGLVSVTAGADVLHPGFGILIGLIAGVLVSVSVPFFDKIGVDDPVGAVSVHGVNGAWGTIAVGLFTAEYSLGTQLIGSVSVFVYAFGIGMIMFKLIDKLMGIRVTASEELMGLDIAEHGYSAYPEFPSHSEVSLFK; encoded by the coding sequence ATGAAAAAAATGTCGTTTTTATGGAAACTAGGGGTTATTTCTATGATATGTCCTACTTTATTGTTCGCTTCTTCGGATATCCAGACAAATTTGAATATAGTTTGGCTTGGGATAGCCGGTGCTATGGTAATGTTTATGCAAGTTGGTTTTATAGCCTTAGAATCAGGCTTCACAAGAGGTAAAAATGCTGTTAACGTTGCTTCAAAAGGTATACTGGATTTTGCAGTTGGAGCTATACTTTATTTTTCCATTGGTTATGCATTTATGTTTGGAGAAGGAAGTTTTATAGGAACAACTAATTTTTTCCTGACAGATTATATCAGCTCAGGAGATAGCTGGGGAATCATGGTTTGGTTCTTTCAGGTAATGTTTGCAGGAGCTGCGGCTACAATAGTTTCAGGTGCAGTTGCAGAAAGAGTAAAACTTTCAGGTTATGTAATTGCATGTGCTTTGATTGCAGGTTTCATTTATCCTATATTTGGACACTGGGCATGGAGCGGCGAAGGATGGCTTGCTGCCATGAACTTTCATGATTTTGCAGGGTCTACAGTAATTCACTCACTAGGAGGGTGGCTTGCCCTTGCAGGAGCTATAGTTGTGGGACCTAGATTTGGAAAATTTGGAAAAGACGGGAAAGTAAATGCCATTCCAGGCCATAATATACCTTTAGCTACCCTAGGAACTTTTATACTGTGGTTCGGTTGGTATGGTTTTAACGGTGGTTCAACTCTTTTAGGTGACGGATCTATAGCTATAGTTCTCTTGAATACGACACTTGGAGGAGCAGCAGGTGCTCTTTCTGCCATGATCTATTCGGTATTCAAACAAAACAAATTAGTGGATCTAGGTATGACTCTAAACGGAGCTTTAGCCGGATTGGTATCGGTGACGGCAGGGGCAGATGTATTACATCCTGGTTTTGGAATACTCATAGGGCTTATAGCTGGAGTCCTTGTATCAGTTTCGGTTCCTTTCTTTGATAAAATAGGTGTTGATGACCCTGTCGGTGCAGTTTCAGTACATGGGGTTAATGGTGCATGGGGTACTATTGCTGTAGGACTCTTCACAGCAGAATACAGTCTAGGCACCCAGCTTATTGGTTCGGTTTCTGTATTTGTCTACGCCTTTGGAATAGGAATGATAATGTTTAAACTGATAGATAAATTGATGGGAATAAGAGTAACTGCAAGCGAAGAGTTAATGGGTCTTGATATTGCAGAACATGGATATTCAGCTTATCCAGAATTTCCTTCACATTCTGAGGTGTCCCTATTTAAATAA
- a CDS encoding P-II family nitrogen regulator produces MKMLTAVIRPEGLNLLKEALHEEGIHGMTISEVRGFGRQLGKKEIFRGVEYLVEFIPKLRIEILLKDSDVEKTIDILLKNLKTGEIGDGKIFIHPVEDVVRISSSERGEKAI; encoded by the coding sequence ATGAAAATGTTGACAGCGGTAATTAGACCTGAGGGGCTAAACCTTTTGAAAGAGGCCCTGCATGAAGAAGGAATACATGGTATGACGATAAGTGAGGTAAGAGGTTTTGGACGGCAGCTTGGTAAAAAGGAGATTTTTAGAGGTGTTGAATATCTTGTGGAGTTTATTCCAAAATTAAGAATAGAAATCTTATTGAAAGATAGTGATGTGGAAAAAACAATAGACATCCTGTTGAAAAATCTTAAAACAGGAGAAATTGGTGATGGAAAGATATTTATACATCCTGTAGAAGATGTGGTTAGAATAAGTTCTTCTGAAAGAGGAGAAAAAGCGATATAA
- a CDS encoding TldD/PmbA family protein has product MEINIFIDLLFKKAKERCLENFEIYYTSSKSSSIKVFNQEVDSYSDSNSQGISFRVMENGKMGYSYTESISETEIDFLINEALENASIIENDDIEEIYKGEEEYKKLELYNPDLEALSIGDKISLLMNTEKNTTEMDKRIKRVNYCVFGNGSSTRIIKNSKGLNLSEKGNSAYIYISVVAEADGVTKSGSAFRVSNDFSLFNADNIAKEAVEDAVAKLNPISIESKQYEVIFKNEAFASMLGAFTGIFSSDNVQKGISKLKEKLGSAIASEKVTIVDNPHMKNGMASSSFDAEGVPTQYKEIVKNGVLTNYFYNLKTAKKDGVNSTGNASKGGYKGTLGISPSNFYMKEGETSFEELLESLNNGVLITSLSGLHSGLNSISGDFSLASEGFLIADGKISSPLKQITVSGNFFELLKEIDLLGDDLKFGLSPVGAPSVLVTNLNISAD; this is encoded by the coding sequence ATGGAAATAAATATTTTTATTGATCTTCTTTTTAAAAAGGCAAAAGAACGTTGTCTAGAAAATTTTGAGATATATTACACATCTTCAAAAAGTTCTTCTATCAAGGTATTTAACCAGGAAGTTGACTCATATTCTGACTCTAATTCCCAGGGAATATCTTTTAGGGTAATGGAGAATGGAAAAATGGGATATTCTTACACAGAATCAATTTCCGAAACAGAGATAGATTTCCTTATAAATGAAGCCCTTGAAAATGCTTCTATTATTGAGAATGATGATATAGAGGAGATTTATAAAGGCGAGGAAGAATATAAAAAATTAGAGCTTTATAATCCAGACTTAGAGGCTTTGAGTATAGGGGATAAGATCTCTTTATTGATGAATACTGAGAAGAATACCACGGAAATGGATAAAAGAATAAAGAGAGTAAATTATTGCGTATTTGGAAACGGTTCTTCTACTAGAATAATAAAAAATTCCAAGGGACTTAATTTATCAGAAAAAGGAAACTCTGCTTATATTTATATATCAGTTGTCGCAGAAGCTGACGGGGTCACCAAATCTGGATCAGCTTTTAGAGTTTCAAATGATTTTTCATTATTTAATGCCGATAATATAGCAAAAGAAGCAGTAGAAGACGCAGTTGCCAAATTAAATCCTATTTCTATCGAATCAAAACAATATGAGGTCATTTTTAAAAATGAGGCCTTTGCAAGTATGCTAGGGGCATTTACCGGAATTTTTTCATCTGACAATGTACAAAAGGGTATCTCTAAACTTAAAGAAAAACTAGGAAGTGCCATAGCAAGTGAAAAAGTAACTATTGTAGACAATCCGCATATGAAAAATGGTATGGCTTCCTCTTCTTTTGATGCTGAGGGAGTTCCTACACAATATAAGGAAATAGTTAAAAACGGCGTTCTTACCAATTATTTTTATAACCTCAAAACAGCAAAAAAAGACGGGGTGAATTCTACTGGAAATGCATCAAAAGGTGGTTACAAGGGAACACTTGGGATATCTCCTAGTAATTTCTACATGAAGGAGGGAGAAACTTCTTTTGAGGAGCTTTTAGAGTCCTTGAATAACGGGGTATTAATAACCTCTCTAAGCGGACTTCACTCTGGATTAAATTCAATTTCAGGGGATTTTTCTCTGGCATCTGAGGGATTCCTCATAGCCGATGGGAAAATATCCAGCCCTTTAAAGCAGATAACTGTCTCAGGAAACTTTTTTGAACTTTTAAAAGAAATAGATCTTTTGGGAGATGATCTGAAATTTGGACTATCTCCTGTGGGTGCTCCCTCGGTTCTTGTGACTAACTTAAACATTTCTGCAGATTAA
- a CDS encoding zinc ribbon domain-containing protein, with translation MDNLNICPVCGNELIKNSSTGKYRCETCDKTFTKAALCDKCKKEVEILAACGSTQFFCNHCNELKSKKSIEFFLKEEV, from the coding sequence ATGGATAATTTAAATATCTGTCCTGTTTGCGGCAATGAACTTATTAAAAATAGTTCCACAGGAAAATACCGCTGTGAAACCTGTGATAAAACTTTTACAAAAGCTGCCTTGTGTGATAAGTGTAAAAAAGAAGTAGAGATACTTGCAGCCTGCGGTTCCACTCAATTCTTTTGCAACCACTGTAATGAGCTCAAATCTAAAAAAAGTATTGAATTTTTCTTAAAAGAAGAGGTCTAA
- a CDS encoding low specificity L-threonine aldolase — protein sequence MYSFKNDYSEGGHPDILNTMINANMDQHDGYGEDSYSKEAMDILRKKMNNQNVDIHFVVGGTQANLVVISSILRPYESVIAADTGHICTHETGAIEATGHKINTVETSDGKLTSEKIKKVINEHSSEHMVKPAMVFISNSTELGTVYKRKELEEISLFCRENDLILYMDGARLGAALSSDKSDLTLEEISKLVDVFYIGGTKNGALLGEAIIISNDSLKKNFRYSIKQRGALLAKGRILGIQFKELFKDDLFFSLGKHANLMASRLGEKIQELGYEFLSEAESNQIFPIFPNKIIEKLSEKYGFYIWEKVNKELSAVRLVTSWATKEEMVDKFITDLENCGS from the coding sequence ATATATAGTTTTAAAAATGACTATAGTGAAGGGGGTCACCCTGATATTTTAAATACAATGATAAATGCTAATATGGATCAGCATGACGGCTATGGGGAAGACTCATACTCAAAAGAGGCTATGGATATTCTAAGAAAAAAAATGAATAATCAAAATGTTGATATACACTTTGTTGTAGGAGGGACCCAGGCCAACTTAGTAGTTATATCCTCTATTTTGAGGCCCTATGAATCTGTCATAGCTGCAGATACCGGGCATATATGCACACACGAGACGGGAGCAATAGAGGCCACTGGGCACAAAATAAACACTGTTGAAACGTCTGACGGTAAATTAACCTCTGAAAAAATTAAAAAAGTTATAAATGAACACAGCAGCGAGCATATGGTTAAACCTGCCATGGTTTTTATATCAAATTCCACTGAGTTAGGAACTGTATACAAAAGAAAGGAACTAGAAGAGATATCTTTATTCTGCAGAGAAAATGATCTTATTTTATACATGGATGGGGCTAGACTTGGAGCAGCACTGTCTTCTGATAAAAGTGATTTGACTTTAGAGGAGATTTCAAAACTTGTGGATGTTTTTTATATAGGTGGAACAAAAAACGGAGCACTTCTAGGAGAAGCCATAATCATCTCTAACGACAGCTTGAAGAAGAATTTTAGATACAGTATAAAGCAGAGAGGTGCACTTTTGGCCAAGGGAAGAATACTAGGTATACAGTTTAAAGAATTATTCAAAGATGATCTTTTTTTCTCACTGGGAAAACATGCCAACCTCATGGCATCAAGGCTGGGAGAAAAAATTCAAGAACTGGGATATGAATTTCTCAGCGAGGCAGAGTCCAACCAAATATTTCCAATTTTTCCAAATAAAATAATAGAAAAGCTAAGTGAAAAATATGGATTTTATATATGGGAAAAAGTTAATAAAGAGTTGTCGGCTGTCAGGCTTGTAACATCATGGGCGACAAAAGAGGAGATGGTTGATAAGTTTATTACAGATTTAGAAAATTGTGGTTCATAA
- a CDS encoding GyrI-like domain-containing protein, whose protein sequence is MDFEIIEFEATDCFGIENHITPENKKGNKILNDMWETLMDSIDYSKIIYAFGVSKNFQLDTQEFDYNACVKEGTPLLKEMQAKKITIPGGRYAKFRFKGIMSSDAVEKFYTEVFSFSMTSGEVIPDMDRGINSFELYDESYRGMDDPESIFYILVPIK, encoded by the coding sequence ATGGATTTTGAAATTATTGAATTTGAGGCAACAGATTGCTTTGGAATTGAAAATCATATAACACCTGAGAATAAAAAGGGAAATAAGATTCTTAATGATATGTGGGAAACTTTAATGGACTCTATAGATTATAGCAAGATAATATATGCCTTTGGAGTGTCTAAAAACTTTCAGCTAGATACACAGGAATTTGATTATAATGCATGCGTAAAAGAGGGAACCCCTCTTTTAAAAGAGATGCAAGCTAAAAAAATTACTATCCCTGGGGGAAGGTATGCTAAATTTAGATTTAAAGGCATTATGAGTTCTGATGCAGTTGAAAAGTTTTATACTGAAGTTTTTTCCTTTTCTATGACTTCAGGAGAGGTCATTCCTGATATGGATCGGGGGATCAATTCTTTTGAATTATATGACGAATCCTATAGGGGTATGGACGATCCAGAATCTATTTTTTATATTCTGGTTCCCATCAAATAA